From the genome of Gammaproteobacteria bacterium, one region includes:
- a CDS encoding YceD family protein, whose product MCELIQIKNFDKGFNCLYHCAFMLKQLPELIEPLRLAEKHRVLKGELPLSRMDRLADFLLDSSGTVAIDLEFSIDANRWSVVKGKVEAQLMLQCQRCMEAMEYPLRLRVNLGIVSSADLPRLPEQYEPLLLDTEQLALIDIVEDELILGLPDVASHKPGDCEVKAAGGKSGKGGKVRGGNRTGGTVEINAGAATESPGKPERENPFKVLEQLKSNKKDKD is encoded by the coding sequence ATGTGTGAACTCATCCAAATAAAGAATTTTGACAAAGGTTTTAATTGCTTATACCATTGCGCGTTTATGTTGAAGCAGCTCCCCGAGCTTATAGAACCGCTGCGATTGGCGGAAAAGCACCGAGTCCTCAAAGGCGAATTGCCGCTGTCGAGAATGGATCGACTGGCAGATTTCCTGCTGGATTCTTCGGGCACAGTGGCGATCGACTTGGAATTCAGCATTGACGCAAACCGTTGGTCAGTGGTGAAAGGCAAGGTAGAGGCGCAACTGATGTTGCAATGCCAACGTTGTATGGAAGCTATGGAATATCCGCTGCGGCTTCGGGTGAACTTGGGTATAGTATCATCTGCGGATTTGCCCCGCCTCCCCGAACAGTATGAGCCTTTGTTGCTGGATACTGAACAACTGGCATTAATAGACATAGTAGAGGATGAATTAATCCTGGGTTTACCTGATGTGGCGTCACATAAGCCGGGAGACTGCGAAGTTAAGGCAGCAGGCGGAAAATCCGGGAAAGGCGGCAAGGTTCGCGGCGGCAACCGTACGGGTGGCACCGTTGAAATCAATGCAGGCGCCGCGACAGAAAGTCCGGGTAAGCCCGAACGGGAAAACCCTTTCAAGGTGTTGGAGCAATTGAAATCCAACAAGAAAGATAAAGATTAA
- a CDS encoding YceI family protein has translation MVRLSTVLGLLLAMVSANAFSAGYTIDPAHTYPHFKISHLGFSTMLGRFNVSSGKLTMDRAKGTGSVEIEVDVNSIDTGHAKRDKHLRSPDFFNVAEFPKMTFKSTKVNIKKDNSAVVKGNLTLMGITKPITLNVKSINCGVHPFSKKDVCGFDATGSFKRSDFGMKYGLPAIGDDVTLIIEAEAGKD, from the coding sequence ATGGTTAGATTGTCCACTGTGTTGGGTTTGTTATTGGCTATGGTCAGCGCGAATGCATTTTCGGCCGGCTACACGATCGATCCCGCGCATACATATCCACATTTCAAGATAAGTCATCTGGGTTTTTCTACCATGCTGGGGCGGTTTAACGTGTCTTCAGGAAAACTGACCATGGATAGAGCCAAGGGTACCGGTTCCGTGGAAATTGAAGTGGACGTAAACTCCATTGATACGGGGCATGCCAAACGCGATAAACATCTACGTTCGCCGGATTTTTTTAATGTGGCGGAGTTTCCTAAAATGACCTTTAAGTCCACCAAAGTGAACATTAAAAAAGACAACAGCGCAGTGGTTAAAGGGAATCTTACATTGATGGGAATTACCAAACCGATAACTCTGAACGTGAAAAGCATTAACTGTGGCGTCCATCCTTTTTCCAAAAAAGACGTTTGTGGCTTTGATGCTACAGGATCTTTCAAGCGTTCGGATTTTGGTATGAAATACGGTTTACCCGCCATTGGTGACGACGTGACACTGATCATTGAAGCGGAAGCCGGCAAGGACTGA
- a CDS encoding acetyl-CoA carboxylase biotin carboxylase subunit, protein MIKKILIANRGEIAVRIARACAEMGIKSVAVYTDADRYSLHVKKADESYSLGPDSVAGYLNAHRIVNLAVEAGCDGLHPGYGFLSENPLLSEICAKRGVRFIGPSAAVIRKMGNKIEARQAMIAAGVPVIPGSEGNVANVDEAKTVAAKIGYPVMLKATAGGGGRGIRRCENEAALQRNFSRVISEASKAFGSTDIFVEKCIDNPRHIEAQILADQHGQVVHLFERDCSIQRRHQKLIEIAPSPQLNQKQRETLGDLAVRAATAVNYENAGTVEFLMDDTESFYFMEMNTRLQVEHTVTEQITGIDIVQEQIRIASGLQLRYGQEDIQRRGFAMEFRINAEDPKNDFLPSFGRVTRYLAPGGPGVRTDAAIYSGYDIPPYYDSMCAKLTVWALDWDALLDRSIRALNDIRVYGVKTTIPYQIEILKSAEFRTGKFNTGFVEAHPELVNYSVRRSSRHIAAAIAAALAAHMGL, encoded by the coding sequence TTGATTAAAAAAATACTGATAGCCAACCGCGGGGAAATTGCCGTCAGAATTGCACGCGCCTGCGCTGAAATGGGCATAAAATCCGTGGCCGTCTACACCGACGCAGATCGCTATTCTCTTCACGTAAAAAAAGCCGATGAATCCTACAGCCTCGGGCCGGATAGTGTCGCGGGCTATCTAAATGCCCACCGTATCGTCAATTTGGCGGTGGAAGCCGGTTGTGACGGTCTCCATCCCGGCTATGGGTTTTTGTCGGAAAACCCCTTACTTTCAGAGATATGCGCCAAACGCGGGGTGCGATTCATTGGCCCCAGCGCAGCAGTCATTCGTAAAATGGGCAACAAAATTGAGGCTCGCCAGGCTATGATCGCCGCCGGAGTTCCCGTCATCCCAGGCAGTGAAGGCAATGTGGCTAACGTGGATGAGGCCAAAACGGTAGCCGCCAAAATCGGCTACCCGGTAATGTTAAAAGCCACAGCCGGTGGTGGCGGACGCGGTATTCGCCGCTGTGAAAACGAGGCAGCCTTACAACGTAATTTTTCCCGGGTCATTTCGGAAGCCAGCAAAGCCTTTGGCAGCACTGATATTTTCGTTGAAAAATGCATTGATAACCCACGACACATAGAAGCGCAAATCCTGGCTGATCAACACGGTCAAGTAGTGCACTTATTCGAAAGGGACTGCTCCATCCAGCGACGCCACCAAAAACTCATTGAAATCGCCCCCTCGCCCCAGTTAAATCAAAAGCAAAGAGAAACCTTGGGCGATTTAGCCGTGCGAGCCGCCACTGCCGTGAATTACGAGAATGCCGGCACAGTGGAGTTTCTTATGGACGACACGGAAAGCTTCTACTTCATGGAAATGAACACACGTCTGCAAGTGGAACACACGGTGACCGAACAAATTACCGGCATCGATATCGTCCAGGAACAAATTCGCATCGCCTCCGGATTGCAGTTGCGATACGGACAGGAGGACATCCAACGACGGGGGTTCGCCATGGAGTTCCGTATCAACGCAGAGGACCCCAAAAACGATTTTCTACCCAGTTTCGGACGCGTGACCCGGTATCTGGCTCCCGGAGGTCCCGGTGTGCGTACGGATGCAGCTATCTACTCCGGTTATGACATCCCACCTTATTACGATTCCATGTGTGCCAAACTGACCGTTTGGGCATTGGATTGGGATGCACTGTTGGATCGCTCAATTCGCGCGTTAAACGACATTCGGGTTTACGGGGTAAAAACCACTATCCCCTACCAAATTGAAATCCTCAAATCCGCAGAATTTCGCACGGGGAAATTCAACACCGGATTTGTTGAGGCTCACCCGGAACTGGTGAACTACTCCGTTCGTCGATCCTCACGCCATATCGCTGCGGCCATTGCCGCAGCGTTGGCAGCACACATGGGATTGTAA
- the oadA gene encoding sodium-extruding oxaloacetate decarboxylase subunit alpha — protein sequence MQKVHITDTVLRDAHQSLLATRMRTEDMIPICNKLDSIGFWSLEVWGGATFDACIRFLKEDPWDRLRQLKEHLPNTPLQMLLRGQNLLGYRHYSDDVVKAFVKQSASNGVDVFRVFDALNDIRNMQVSIESVKIENKHAQAAISYTTSPVHGIDTFVEMALALEKMGADSIAIKDMAGLLTPDATEKLVKAMVAELKVPVHLHSHTTSGLASMCQLKAIESGCYHIDTAISTLSGGTSHPPTESMVAALKGTLYDTGLDLSSLQEIGFYFQNVRKKYHQFESEYTGVDTRVQINQVPGGMISNLSNQLREQGALNRMNEVLAEIPRVRKDLGYPPLVTPTSQIVGTQAVLNVLTDKRYKTITNEVKLYMQGRYGKPPGQVNESLQQQAIGNADIIDCRPADLLDPEMQNLRAEIKDLAQNDDDVLIFAMFPEIGRDFLQQRQNGTLEPEPLLPPGSDSAPDYCMAATEFNVVLHGESYHIKVNGTGHQSEDKRAFYINVDGFPEEIMVETLDQLALYSNGAPPPTELRKHSKGSSRPKATKPGHVTTSMPGTIVDVLVKENDTVAAGDPVLVTEAMKMETEIQATIAGKVVKIYVTKGENVNPDEVLIEIE from the coding sequence ATGCAAAAAGTACACATCACTGACACCGTTTTGCGCGATGCACACCAGTCTCTGCTGGCGACACGCATGAGAACTGAAGACATGATTCCTATCTGTAACAAATTGGACAGCATCGGCTTCTGGTCCCTTGAGGTTTGGGGTGGTGCCACTTTTGACGCTTGTATTCGGTTTTTAAAAGAAGATCCCTGGGATCGCTTACGACAGCTAAAGGAACATCTGCCTAACACCCCCTTACAAATGTTGTTGCGAGGCCAAAATCTGCTGGGTTACCGCCATTACTCCGACGATGTGGTTAAGGCCTTTGTAAAACAGTCTGCCAGTAATGGCGTGGATGTGTTTAGAGTCTTTGATGCCTTGAACGACATTAGGAATATGCAAGTATCTATTGAATCGGTGAAAATAGAAAACAAACATGCGCAAGCCGCTATCTCATACACCACCAGCCCAGTCCATGGAATCGACACTTTTGTGGAAATGGCCCTGGCCCTGGAAAAAATGGGAGCTGACAGCATCGCCATTAAAGATATGGCGGGTCTGCTGACACCGGATGCTACAGAAAAGTTGGTCAAAGCCATGGTGGCGGAACTTAAAGTTCCGGTACACCTGCACTCCCATACCACATCCGGATTAGCCAGTATGTGTCAACTCAAAGCCATCGAATCGGGCTGCTATCATATTGACACGGCTATTTCCACCTTATCGGGCGGCACCAGCCATCCGCCTACGGAAAGCATGGTCGCCGCCTTAAAAGGCACTCTCTATGATACCGGCCTGGATTTGAGCTCCTTGCAGGAAATTGGTTTTTATTTTCAAAACGTACGCAAAAAATACCACCAATTCGAAAGTGAATATACGGGGGTCGATACTCGGGTTCAGATCAACCAGGTGCCGGGGGGGATGATTTCCAACCTATCCAATCAATTGCGGGAACAAGGCGCTTTAAACCGTATGAACGAGGTATTGGCGGAGATCCCCAGAGTCCGCAAAGATCTGGGTTACCCGCCGCTGGTCACCCCCACTTCCCAAATCGTGGGGACTCAGGCCGTACTCAATGTGCTCACGGACAAACGCTACAAGACCATCACCAATGAAGTTAAATTGTATATGCAAGGCCGTTACGGTAAACCGCCCGGGCAGGTTAACGAATCTTTGCAGCAACAAGCGATTGGTAATGCGGATATTATCGATTGCCGCCCTGCGGATTTGCTGGACCCGGAAATGCAGAATCTGCGTGCGGAAATAAAGGACCTGGCACAAAACGACGATGACGTTCTGATTTTTGCCATGTTCCCGGAAATCGGTCGCGATTTTTTGCAACAGCGTCAAAACGGTACCTTGGAGCCGGAACCCCTGCTACCTCCCGGCTCAGACTCCGCACCGGACTATTGCATGGCAGCCACGGAATTTAATGTGGTGCTCCACGGTGAAAGCTATCACATTAAGGTCAATGGGACCGGACATCAATCCGAAGACAAACGCGCTTTCTATATTAACGTTGACGGCTTTCCGGAAGAAATCATGGTGGAGACTCTGGATCAATTGGCGCTTTATTCCAATGGCGCACCACCACCGACAGAACTGAGAAAACACAGCAAAGGCAGTAGTCGACCCAAAGCCACCAAACCTGGCCATGTCACCACCTCCATGCCTGGCACTATAGTGGATGTATTGGTCAAGGAAAACGATACCGTTGCAGCGGGTGATCCGGTTTTGGTCACTGAAGCGATGAAAATGGAAACAGAAATCCAAGCCACTATTGCAGGGAAGGTGGTTAAAATCTATGTGACCAAAGGTGAAAACGTTAACCCAGATGAAGTACTGATTGAAATCGAGTAA
- the rpmF gene encoding 50S ribosomal protein L32 has product MAVQQNKKSPSKRGMRRAHDGLKSRALSIEATTGETHLRHHISPDGYYRGRKVVAGKSDD; this is encoded by the coding sequence ATGGCGGTTCAACAAAACAAAAAGTCTCCTTCCAAGCGTGGTATGAGAAGGGCCCATGACGGACTGAAAAGCCGTGCATTATCCATCGAGGCCACGACGGGTGAGACGCACTTGCGTCATCACATCAGCCCTGATGGCTACTACCGTGGCCGAAAAGTCGTTGCCGGCAAAAGCGACGATTAA
- a CDS encoding molybdopterin molybdotransferase MoeA, whose translation MSTKQPVPTNPSCMDEHDPNSLSVKHALEKIRSQVEPVPTWEKLALRDGLNRVVYDPIHSPMEVPPYTNSAMDGYAVRADDLISEPASDAAIDLQVVATVMAGSPYSGEIQRGQCARIMTGGKMPPGTDTVIMQEHVQRSDDRIRFNPCHQPGQNVRHAGEDIAKDSVVLQRGQSIGPAELGLLASLGINEFRVFRRVRVTFFSTGNELQSVGTPLQEGQIYDSNRYTLYGMLKRCGAEILDLGTIPDNQAATEKALLQAATQSDVIITSGGVSVGDADFVKQALDKLGVVNFWRIAMKPGKPLAFGRINECLFFGLPGNPVSTMVTFYQFVLPTLNTLSGKPQTEAIALELPCSTAIKKVPGRMEFQRGIMEHSRNGQLQVRVCGEQGSGILSSMSKANCFIILPESCDGLEAGSTVQVQPFNQLLIA comes from the coding sequence ATGAGTACTAAGCAACCTGTCCCCACCAACCCCAGCTGCATGGATGAACACGATCCCAACAGCCTTAGCGTCAAACACGCATTAGAGAAAATAAGGTCTCAGGTGGAACCGGTTCCAACGTGGGAAAAACTCGCTTTACGAGACGGTCTTAATCGTGTGGTTTACGACCCTATCCACTCTCCCATGGAAGTACCGCCTTATACCAACTCCGCCATGGATGGTTATGCAGTCCGCGCTGACGATCTCATTAGCGAACCTGCCAGTGACGCCGCTATTGACCTTCAAGTCGTCGCCACGGTGATGGCGGGTTCACCCTATAGCGGCGAGATTCAGCGGGGCCAATGTGCCCGCATTATGACAGGCGGAAAAATGCCTCCAGGAACCGATACCGTTATTATGCAGGAACACGTACAACGGTCAGATGATCGTATTCGCTTTAATCCCTGTCACCAACCTGGCCAAAACGTACGTCATGCCGGTGAGGATATTGCCAAAGACAGTGTTGTCCTACAGCGAGGCCAAAGTATTGGCCCGGCAGAATTGGGACTGTTGGCTTCCCTGGGGATCAATGAATTTCGGGTATTTCGCCGGGTCCGGGTCACGTTTTTTTCCACCGGCAACGAACTGCAAAGTGTCGGAACCCCCTTACAGGAAGGTCAAATATACGACAGTAATCGATATACTTTGTATGGCATGTTGAAACGCTGTGGGGCGGAAATCTTGGATTTGGGCACCATACCCGACAATCAGGCGGCAACTGAAAAGGCGTTACTGCAAGCCGCGACACAATCCGATGTCATCATCACCTCCGGCGGTGTTTCGGTTGGTGACGCGGATTTCGTCAAGCAAGCTCTGGATAAACTCGGTGTGGTTAACTTTTGGCGCATCGCTATGAAACCGGGCAAGCCTCTGGCTTTCGGCCGCATCAATGAATGCCTTTTTTTCGGACTGCCCGGCAATCCGGTGTCTACCATGGTGACATTTTACCAGTTTGTTTTACCAACACTAAATACACTCAGTGGCAAACCTCAAACCGAGGCCATAGCCCTGGAACTACCTTGTTCTACGGCTATTAAAAAAGTACCGGGGCGAATGGAATTTCAACGAGGAATTATGGAGCACAGCCGGAACGGTCAGTTGCAGGTACGGGTTTGTGGAGAACAAGGCTCCGGCATACTCAGTTCCATGAGCAAAGCCAACTGCTTTATCATTTTGCCGGAATCCTGTGACGGTTTGGAAGCAGGATCTACCGTTCAAGTACAACCTTTTAACCAACTACTGATTGCCTGA
- a CDS encoding ketoacyl-ACP synthase III — MKYSKIVGTGGYLPEKVLTNHDLEQMVETTDQWITDRTGIKKRHVAADNETTCDLAEKAARAAIEAAGLIPTDIDLIVLATTTPNQVFPSTACLLQQRLGIHGCAAFDVQAVCTGFVYALGVADKFIRTDSATNVLVVGAETLSRIVDWSDRSTCVLFGDGAGAVVLQAGDEPGILSTHLHADGQYKDLLTVPHGVSDGYDKVIKGEAFIKMQGNEVFKMAVNTLGRIVDETLSANKMAKSDVDWLVPHQANIRIIAATAKKLKMSMDHVVVTVQEHGNTSAASVPLALDVAIRDGRIKRGDTVLLEAFGGGFTWGSALLRY; from the coding sequence TTGAAATATTCAAAAATTGTGGGAACCGGCGGCTATCTGCCGGAAAAAGTGCTCACGAACCATGATCTGGAGCAAATGGTAGAAACTACTGATCAATGGATTACGGATCGTACCGGCATTAAGAAACGCCATGTCGCAGCAGACAATGAAACCACCTGCGATTTGGCGGAGAAAGCAGCTCGAGCGGCTATTGAAGCGGCCGGGTTGATTCCCACGGATATAGACCTGATTGTTTTAGCGACCACTACACCCAATCAAGTGTTTCCCAGTACCGCTTGCTTGTTACAGCAACGGTTGGGGATTCATGGCTGTGCGGCCTTTGATGTTCAAGCGGTATGTACCGGTTTTGTTTACGCCCTCGGTGTGGCGGACAAGTTTATTCGTACGGACAGTGCGACCAATGTACTGGTCGTGGGGGCAGAAACCTTATCTCGAATTGTGGATTGGAGCGACCGCTCTACTTGTGTTTTGTTTGGAGATGGTGCGGGCGCTGTGGTGCTGCAGGCCGGCGATGAGCCGGGCATTTTGTCTACCCATTTGCATGCGGATGGACAATACAAAGATTTATTAACCGTACCTCACGGTGTATCCGATGGCTACGATAAAGTCATTAAGGGTGAGGCATTTATTAAAATGCAAGGTAATGAAGTGTTCAAGATGGCGGTCAACACCCTGGGTCGCATCGTCGATGAAACCTTATCGGCAAATAAAATGGCAAAATCCGATGTGGATTGGCTGGTGCCACACCAAGCCAATATACGGATTATTGCAGCGACAGCGAAAAAATTAAAAATGTCTATGGATCATGTTGTGGTAACTGTGCAAGAACATGGCAACACCTCCGCTGCATCAGTGCCTTTGGCTTTGGATGTGGCTATCCGCGATGGCAGGATTAAGCGTGGTGATACTGTGTTACTGGAAGCTTTTGGTGGTGGTTTCACCTGGGGCTCCGCCTTACTACGATATTGA
- the fabD gene encoding ACP S-malonyltransferase, translating into MSLAFVFPGQGSQSVGMLTALAEQFPVVTQTYELASQVLNYDLWDVVQNGPVEKLNQTDVTQPAMLCAGVAVWRVWQEKQGPQPTVLAGHSLGEYTALVCAGVLELKDAVALVADRGRFMQEAVPAGEGAMAAIIGLEDAQVIKACEDSTQDEVVQAVNFNSPGQVVIAGNTAAVERAVEACKSAGAKRALVLPVSVPSHCQLMEPAAHYLAERLRNISFNSAAIAVINNVDVSVSNEADEVKDALVRQLCNPVRWVDTVNKMAADGVDTIVECGPGKVLMGLNKRINRKVNNFSVFSPESIDEAIVALG; encoded by the coding sequence ATGTCATTAGCATTTGTATTTCCCGGGCAAGGGTCACAGTCAGTCGGCATGTTGACGGCTTTGGCGGAACAATTCCCTGTGGTTACACAAACCTATGAGCTTGCTTCCCAGGTGCTTAACTATGATTTATGGGATGTGGTTCAGAACGGGCCGGTTGAGAAGCTCAACCAAACCGATGTAACGCAACCCGCTATGTTATGCGCCGGTGTTGCTGTTTGGAGAGTGTGGCAGGAAAAACAAGGTCCACAACCCACCGTCCTGGCAGGACACAGCTTGGGTGAATATACTGCCTTGGTTTGTGCTGGTGTATTGGAATTAAAAGATGCGGTTGCCCTGGTGGCGGATCGCGGCCGTTTCATGCAGGAAGCGGTTCCTGCCGGTGAGGGCGCGATGGCTGCTATTATCGGCTTGGAAGACGCACAGGTGATAAAGGCCTGTGAGGACTCAACACAAGATGAAGTGGTGCAGGCGGTAAATTTTAATTCTCCGGGACAGGTCGTAATTGCCGGTAACACGGCAGCAGTGGAACGCGCAGTAGAGGCGTGCAAATCCGCAGGCGCCAAACGGGCCTTGGTACTACCCGTTAGTGTTCCATCCCATTGTCAATTGATGGAGCCGGCAGCGCACTATTTGGCGGAACGATTGCGAAATATTAGTTTTAACTCTGCTGCAATCGCTGTCATCAACAATGTTGATGTCAGTGTGAGCAACGAGGCGGACGAAGTAAAAGACGCTTTGGTGAGACAGTTGTGTAATCCGGTACGTTGGGTTGATACAGTGAATAAAATGGCTGCTGATGGCGTCGATACCATTGTGGAATGCGGTCCGGGTAAGGTATTAATGGGGTTGAACAAACGCATTAATCGTAAAGTCAATAATTTCAGCGTTTTTTCACCCGAGAGCATTGATGAAGCCATAGTAGCGCTGGGATAG
- the acpP gene encoding acyl carrier protein, whose amino-acid sequence MSTVEERVKKIVVEQLGVKEEEVTNESSFVDDLGADSLDTVELVMALEEEFETEIPDEDAEKITTVQQATDYINKNLS is encoded by the coding sequence ATGAGCACCGTTGAGGAACGAGTAAAGAAAATCGTTGTTGAACAACTAGGCGTTAAGGAAGAAGAAGTAACCAATGAGTCTTCCTTCGTCGATGACTTGGGTGCAGACTCCCTTGATACAGTGGAATTAGTCATGGCACTTGAAGAGGAATTTGAAACTGAAATTCCTGACGAAGATGCGGAGAAAATTACCACCGTACAGCAGGCAACTGATTACATCAATAAAAACCTAAGCTAA
- the plsX gene encoding phosphate acyltransferase PlsX produces MTESVTIALDAMGGDTGPMVTVPAALDVLKENPHIHIILVGRETVLQEELAKHNYSSARLEILHAEQTVEMDDLPSHALRNKKNSSMRVAINLVKEGRAQACVSAGNTGALMATARFVLKTIAGVDRPAIIVALPAVTGQTHVLDMGANVDSSAENLFEFAVMGSVLTSAVENIESPTVGLLNIGEEEMKGNERVKETTRLLAASNLNYIGYVEGDDVYKGSADVVVCDGFVGNVSLKTAEGVAALISHFMKQEFKRNWFTKLAGLIALPVLKAFKNKIDPRRYNGATLIGLRGIVVKSHGGADKTAFAYAIREAVIQVEKNVPARIAKQLETVLSERQAV; encoded by the coding sequence ATGACTGAATCCGTCACAATAGCCTTGGACGCAATGGGTGGCGACACCGGTCCAATGGTCACGGTGCCTGCTGCTTTGGATGTTTTGAAAGAAAATCCCCATATCCATATAATCTTAGTGGGGAGGGAGACTGTACTTCAGGAAGAATTGGCAAAACACAACTATTCCTCTGCTCGCTTGGAAATACTCCATGCCGAACAAACGGTGGAGATGGATGATTTACCTTCGCATGCCCTGCGAAACAAGAAAAACTCGTCTATGCGGGTTGCGATTAACCTGGTCAAAGAAGGGCGGGCCCAGGCTTGTGTTAGCGCCGGAAATACGGGAGCATTAATGGCTACAGCCCGTTTCGTGTTGAAAACCATCGCGGGTGTGGATCGACCGGCGATTATTGTGGCGTTACCGGCCGTAACAGGCCAGACCCATGTTTTGGATATGGGGGCCAATGTGGACAGTAGTGCAGAGAATCTGTTTGAATTTGCTGTCATGGGTTCGGTATTGACCAGCGCCGTAGAAAATATCGAGTCGCCTACAGTGGGCTTGCTCAATATTGGCGAAGAGGAAATGAAAGGGAACGAGAGGGTGAAGGAGACCACACGTTTGCTGGCTGCCAGCAACCTTAACTACATCGGTTATGTAGAAGGTGATGATGTTTACAAAGGCAGTGCGGATGTGGTGGTATGTGACGGATTTGTGGGGAACGTCTCCCTGAAAACCGCTGAAGGCGTGGCCGCCTTAATCAGCCATTTCATGAAACAGGAATTTAAACGCAATTGGTTTACCAAATTGGCCGGTTTGATTGCATTACCGGTCCTCAAAGCCTTCAAGAATAAAATAGATCCTCGTCGGTATAACGGTGCGACCTTAATCGGTTTGCGGGGCATTGTAGTCAAAAGTCACGGTGGTGCGGATAAAACCGCGTTTGCATATGCGATTCGCGAAGCAGTTATACAAGTGGAAAAAAATGTACCCGCCCGCATCGCCAAACAATTGGAAACGGTATTGTCAGAGAGGCAAGCGGTTTGA
- the fabG gene encoding 3-oxoacyl-ACP reductase FabG has translation MGLDNEIALVTGASRGIGQAIALKLGQGGAIVIGTATSQSGADAISAYLEQAGIKGAGFVLDVTSQASVDAVLQQIQEQFGAPGILVNNAGITKDNLLMRMKDEEWQAIMDTNLTSVYRLSKACLKTMMKARAGRIISISSVVGASGNAGQTNYAAAKAGLIGFTKSLAREVGSRGITVNAVAPGFIDTDMTKALPEKHREALLKDIPLSRLGQPEEIAAAVAFLASSDAAYITGETIHVNGGMVMS, from the coding sequence ATGGGATTGGATAATGAAATTGCATTGGTTACGGGAGCCAGCCGCGGTATTGGTCAGGCTATTGCCTTAAAACTCGGCCAAGGCGGAGCTATCGTGATTGGTACAGCCACCAGTCAATCCGGAGCAGATGCTATTAGTGCCTATTTGGAGCAGGCAGGTATTAAAGGCGCCGGGTTTGTCCTCGATGTCACCAGTCAGGCGTCAGTGGATGCGGTTTTGCAGCAAATACAAGAACAGTTTGGCGCACCCGGCATTCTGGTCAATAACGCCGGCATTACGAAAGACAATTTACTCATGCGCATGAAGGATGAAGAATGGCAGGCCATTATGGATACCAATCTCACCTCTGTATATCGGTTGAGTAAAGCTTGCTTAAAGACCATGATGAAAGCGAGGGCTGGGCGTATCATTAGCATTAGTTCTGTCGTGGGAGCGTCCGGGAATGCAGGCCAAACCAACTATGCAGCAGCTAAAGCCGGTTTGATCGGTTTTACCAAATCATTGGCACGTGAAGTGGGGTCCAGAGGTATAACCGTTAATGCTGTGGCACCGGGTTTTATTGATACCGATATGACCAAGGCTTTACCAGAGAAGCACAGAGAGGCTTTATTAAAGGATATTCCTCTGAGTCGCCTGGGGCAACCGGAAGAAATTGCGGCTGCTGTAGCGTTTTTAGCGTCGTCTGATGCCGCTTATATTACCGGTGAAACCATTCATGTGAATGGTGGAATGGTTATGAGCTGA
- a CDS encoding DUF551 domain-containing protein has translation MNWISVTDQLPVTSEDVLAYAPGDGCFRAWYDNTAWFTHERRNKCEPTHWMYLPEAPKIAAPNGPASHGMTDQLISSETRPYSVWSETVETAKDIRQAWETRFGGPYKIVKSNNGYKVLYTGEWKDAVI, from the coding sequence ATGAATTGGATCAGTGTTACCGATCAATTACCCGTGACATCTGAAGATGTTCTCGCCTATGCACCTGGCGACGGTTGTTTCCGAGCCTGGTACGATAATACGGCTTGGTTTACCCATGAACGACGCAATAAATGCGAACCGACGCATTGGATGTATTTACCGGAAGCGCCGAAGATCGCAGCTCCCAACGGCCCTGCGAGTCATGGTATGACAGACCAATTGATATCCAGCGAAACACGACCGTATTCCGTTTGGAGCGAAACGGTTGAAACCGCAAAAGATATCCGTCAGGCCTGGGAAACACGCTTTGGTGGTCCGTATAAAATTGTGAAAAGCAACAACGGCTATAAAGTTCTTTACACCGGCGAGTGGAAAGACGCAGTTATATAA